The Malus domestica chromosome 10, GDT2T_hap1 genome contains a region encoding:
- the LOC103422341 gene encoding prefoldin subunit 6-like has product MASSSAIRELQRELEAKANDLSKIQKDISKNHQVRKKYTIQLGENELVLKELDLLSEDANVFKLIGPVLVKQDLAEARANVRKRIEYISAELKRLDATLQDLEEKQNSKKETIFKLQQRAQALQAGKGKA; this is encoded by the exons ATGGCGTCGTCGTCAGCTATTCGGGAGCTTCAGCGCGAATTGGAGGCCAAAGCTAACGATCTCAGCAAAATCCAAAAAG ATATTTCAAAGAACCACCAAGTGAGGAAGAAGTACACTATACAGCTCGGCGAGAACGAGCTCGTCCTCAAG GAATTGGATCTCCTCAGCGAAGACGCCAATGTTTTCAAGTTGATAGGTCCGGTTCTTGTGAAGCAGGATTTGGCAGAGGCTAGGGCCAATGTGCGAAAGAGAATCGAATACATCTCAGCGGAACT GAAACGGCTGGATGCTACTCTTCAAGATTTGGAAGAGAAGCAAAATAGCAAGAAGGAAACG ATTTTTAAATTACagcagagggctcaagcactcCAGGCTGGAAAAGGAAAGGCATAA
- the LOC103412401 gene encoding protein BIIDXI-like translates to MGRSSTLPKWVLPTLLLLGHLAAQISAEDGPVPNGDFELTPLGGFSNEGIVDGPAGIPNWKANGTVELVESGQKQGGMILIVPQGRHAVRLGNDAEISQQVKVEKGSIYSVTFSAARTCAQLESLNVSVPPASQTIDLQTLYNVQGWDPYAWAFAAEEDNAMLVFRNPGMEDDPTCGPIIDDVAIKKLFTPDRPKDNAVINGDFEEGPWMFPNISLGVLLPTNLDEETSSLPGWIVESNRAVRYIDSYHYAVPQGKRAIELLSGKEGIISQMVETAPNKPYTLTFSLGHANDKCKQPLAVMAFAGDQAQNVHYAPNSNSTFQAAGVNFTAKAERTRIAFYSVYYNTRTDDMSSLCGPVVDDVRVWFSGSWRNGFGGSGRLAVGLAFWLFVWVLV, encoded by the exons ATGGGTCGGAGCTCCACACTACCCAAATGGGTCTTACCGACTCTGCTTCTTCTCGGTCATTTGGCAGCTCAAATCTCGGCGGAAGACG GGCCAGTGCCAAACGGAGATTTTGAACTGACCCCATTAGGCGGCTTTTCAAACGAGGGCATAGTAGACGGACCCGCCGGCATCCCCAACTGGAAAGCAAACGGCACCGTTGAGCTGGTGGAGTCCGGGCAGAAACAGGGTGGGATGATCCTCATCGTACCGCAAGGTAGACACGCGGTGAGGCTCGGAAACGACGCCGAAATAAGCCAGCAGGTGAAGGTGGAGAAGGGGTCGATATACTCGGTGACTTTCAGCGCGGCTCGCACGTGCGCACAGCTGGAGTCGCTGAACGTGTCCGTGCCACCTGCATCGCAGACGATAGACCTGCAGACCTTGTACAACGTGCAGGGGTGGGACCCCTACGCATGGGCCTTCGCGGCGGAGGAGGACAATGCGATGTTGGTCTTCAGGAATCCCGGCATGGAGGATGACCCCACCTGTGGGCCCATCATTGATGACGTTGCTATCAAGAAGCTCTTTACCCCTGATAGACCCAAAG ACAATGCAGTGATCAATGGTGATTTTGAGGAAGGACCATGGATGTTCCCAAACATCTCACTCGGAGTCCTGCTCCCCACCAACCTCGACGAAGAAACTTCGTCCCTACCTGGTTGGATCGTCGAGTCCAACCGGGCTGTTAGGTACATAGACTCGTACCATTACGCAGTGCCACAAGGAAAACGAGCAATTGAATTGCTGTCTGGAAAAGAGGGCATCATTTCCCAAATGGTTGAAACTGCACCAAACAAGCCCTACACCTTGACCTTCTCATTAGGCCATGCTAATGACAAATGCAAGCAGCCTCTTGCCGTCATGGCATTCGCCGGCGACCAAGCGCAAAATGTCCATTACGCCCCTAATTCCAACAGTACATTCCAAGCCGCCGGCGTGAATTTCACGGCCAAGGCTGAGAGGACAAGGATTGCTTTCTACAGTGTGTACTACAATACCAGGACTGATGACATGAGCTCACTTTGTGGGCCTGTGGTGGATGATGTTCGGGTTTGGTTTTCTGGGTCATGGAGAAATGGGTTTGGCGGGTCGGGCCGGCTGGCGGTTGGGCTTGCTTTCTGGTTGTTTGTGTGGGTTTTGGTTtag
- the LOC103412383 gene encoding la-related protein 6A-like — protein MEGEEGPTVTTAATATAATATDATATATTTIPTVTTCGTDSPPPSPPHDSDVSPVGSPDRASSEIQPQPSDDDPDQSSGAGVLSEDLKQKIIKQVEYYFSDENLPTDKYMSSMIKKNKEGYVPISVVASFRKMKKLIQNNSSIADALRESTLLVVSSNGKKVKRIHPLPSTENRDPKCTVLVENLPEDHSVENLKTIFGEAGKIKDLCILDPHALEASTKGGKTEKLISNKLHALVEYDTVEAADKAVTTLRNEGDWRNGMRVKLLKQVGKYGQRKQPWRGFDSEKSSGNRSNDQTGDEENHTVSEKHNDARTTDEEDGERVPKEKTGHRGRNRGQSGRQKYRGTNGFGHGTTSANHGIEPSKPPPGPRMPDGTRGFTMGRGRTPSTAQT, from the exons ATGGAAGGCGAAGAGGGTCCCACCGTGACCACCGCCGCAACCGCAACCGCCGCGACCGCCACCGACGCAACCGctaccgccaccaccaccatccccACTGTCACCACATGCGGCACCGATTCCCCCCCACCATCCCCGCCGCACGATTCTGATGTCTCACCCGTTGGATCTCCCGATCGCGCCTCCTCTGAGATTCAACCACAGCCGTCTGATGATGACCCTGATCAATCGTCTGGGGCTGGCGTTCTCTCTGAGGATCTCAAACAGAAGATTATTAAACAG GTGGAGTATTATTTCAGCGATGAAAACTTGCCCACTGACAAGTATATGTCGAGTATGATTAAAAAGAACAAAGAAGGTTATG TTCCTATTTCAGTTGTTGCTTCTTTTAGAAAAATGAAGAAGCTCATTCAAAACAATTCGTCCATAGCGGATGCATTGAGGGAGTCTACCCTCCTT GTTGTGAGTTCGAATGGGAAGAAGGTGAAACGTATTCATCCCCTTCCTTCAACTGAAAACAGGGACCCAAAG TGCACTGTTTTGGTGGAGAACCTACCTGAGGATCATTCAGTGGAGAACCTTAAGACTATATTTGGTGAAGCTGGAAA AATAAAAGATTTATGCATACTTGACCCACATGCATTAGAAGCGTCAACAAAAGGTGGCAAGACCGAGAAGCTAATTAGTAACAAG TTGCATGCCCTTGTGGAGTATGATACCGTGGAGGCTGCTGACAAAGCT GTCACTACTTTAAGAAATGAGGGGGATTGGAGAAATGGCATGCGGGTGAAGCTTCTAAAGCAAGTG GGGAAGTATGGACAGAGAAAACAACCCTGGAGGGGTTTTGATTCTGAGAAGAGTAGCGGCAACAGAAGTAATGATCAAACAGGAGACGAGGAGAATCATACTGTAAGTGAGAAACATAATGATGCACGGACAACTGATGAAGAG GACGGAGAGCGAGTTCCCAAAGAGAAAACTGGGCATAGAGGTCGAAATAGGGGGCAATCAGGAAGGCAAAAATACCGTGGGACCAATGGATTTG GTCATGGAACTACATCGGCCAATCACGGCATTGAACCCTCAAAGCCACCACCCGGCCCAAGGATGCCTGATGGAACCAGGGGATTCACAATGGGGCGAGGGCGGACTCCGAGCACCGCCCAGACCTAG
- the LOC103446193 gene encoding phospho-N-acetylmuramoyl-pentapeptide-transferase homolog → MTSSSAYSFTLLRHLSPLQLSRSRHCSSSLCTPVRRRSVSAFSFRSSGIRFDLQLIGRRNGRRFCYSSVDFGSFDSESADITPLDNWGAGREGSTGYMIYSSGEDSDGEFVVTPVADIDLPAITVSADDARAVTAHRLAMLGRQRKKHRIRHGVLLNMGLILFLVVLLLYVDSCAWRIVRLPLAPFHLTCPFFVSAILASCAGYVCVPLLYVLKIRQIIRKEGPARHSLKKRTPTMGGLFFIPIGVIVAKFIAGFSSVEVSGAAAATLAFAAIGLLDDILSLVKKHNTGLSAWTKIILEVAVGTWFSYWLHTASLSSPYGMKLLVPLPGLGLVFLGKCYLLLASFCFVSMGNGVNLTDGLDGLAGGSAALAFVGMSIAVLPICSDLAIFGASMAGACVGFLLHNRYKASVFMGDSGSLALGGGLAAMACCTGMFFPLFISSGIFVIEASSVILQVLYFKTTNRLHGAGRRLFRMAPFHHHLELCGLKEPVIVAGAYAISSILALCAGYLGLISA, encoded by the exons ATGACGTCGTCATCAGCTTATTCTTTCACTCTCCTCCgccatctctctcctctccaacTCTCTCGCTCCCGCCACTGCTCCTCCTCACTTTGCACACCCGTTCGCCGCCGATCCGTTTCGGCCTTTTCGTTTCGGAGTTCCGGTATCCGATTCGATCTTCAG TTGATAGGGCGGAGAAATGGGCGCCGCTTTTGCTACAGTTCTGTCGATTTCGGGTCTTTTGATTCG gAATCAGCTGATATAACACCACTTGATAATTGGGGGGCCGGACGTGAAGGGTCTACAGGGTACATGATTTATTCCAGCGGCGAAGATAGTGACGGAGAGTTTGTAGTAACCCCCGTTGCTGATATCGATTTGCCTGCCATCACCGTATCAGCTGATGATGCTAGGGCTGTCACTGCTCACCGGCTTGCAATGCTTGGACGTCAGCGTAAGAAGCACAG GATCAGACATGGAGTATTACTCAACATGGGATTGATACTGTTCCTAGTGGTGTTACTTTTATATGTGGATTCATGTGCATGGAGGATTGTTAGACTACCCTTGGCACCGTTTCACTTGACCTGCCCCTTTTTCGTTTCAGCCATTTTAGCCTCTTGTGCGGGATATGTGTGTGTTCCTCTACTCTATGTCTTGAAGATTCGTCAAATTATCAGAAAAGAAGGGCCTGCAAGGCACTCCTTGAAGAAAAGAACTCCCACGATGGGTGGACTATTTTTTATACCAATTGGTGTAATTGTTGCGAAATTTATTGCCGGTTTTTCTTCCGTTGAAGTTTCTGGAGCTGCTGCAGCAACTCTTGCATTTGCTGCAATTGGGCTACTTGATGATATCTTAAGCCTCGTCAAGAAACATAACACGGGTTTATCTGCATGGacaaaaataattttggag GTAGCTGTTGGAACCTGGTTTTCGTATTGGTTGCATACTGCAAGTCTATCATCACCCTATGGCAT GAAACTGTTGGTTCCTCTACCTGGACTGGGACTTGTGTTCCTGGGAAAATGTTATCTACTGTTGGCTTCATTCTGTTTCGTATCTATGGgaaatggggttaacttaacaGATGGTCTTGATGGTCTGGCTGGAGGGTCAGCTGCATTGGCTTTTGTAGGAATGTCGATTGCAGTTCTTCCAATATGTTCTG ACCTTGCTATATTTGGAGCATCAATGGCAGGAGCTTGTGTTGGTTTTCTTTTGCACAACCGATACAAGGCATCTGTATTCATGGGTGATTCCGGATCCCTGGCACTTGGGGGAGGGTTAGCTGCAATGGCTTGTTGCACAGGGATGTTTTTCCCCttatttatttcatctggaatctTTGTCATCGAAGCCTCGTCAGTTATTTTGCAG GTACTATACTTCAAGACAACCAATCGTTTACATGGAGCTGGGCGCCGTCTCTTCCGAATGGCACCCTTTCATCACCACCTTGAACTATGTGGATTAAAAGAACCGGTTATTGTTGCTGGTGCATACGCTATATCATCCATACTCGCGTTATGTGCAGGCTATCTCGGCCTTATTTCTGCATAG
- the LOC103422344 gene encoding small ribosomal subunit protein uS11x, giving the protein MSKKKVREPKEDNVTLGPILKDGEHAFGVAHIYASFNDTFIHVTDLSGRETLVRITGGMKVKADRDESSPYAAMLAAQDVAQRCKELGITALHIKLRATGGNKTKTPGPGAQSALRALARSGMRIGRIEDVTPIPTDSTRRKGGRRGRRL; this is encoded by the exons ATG TCGAAGAAGAAGGTTAGAGAGCCAAAGGAAGACAATGTCACCCTTGGTCCCATCCTCAAGGATGGAGAACATGCCTTTGGTGTTGCACACATTTATGCGTCATTCAATGACACATTCATT CACGTGACTGATCTGTCAGGAAGAGAAACCCTTGTGCGTATCACTG GTGGTATGAAGGTGAAGGCTGACAGGGATGAGTCTTCCCCATATGCTGCTATGCTTGCAGCGCAGGATGTTGCGCAGAGATGCAAG GAATTGGGCATTACTGCACTTCATATTAAGCTCCGTGCCACTGGCgggaacaaaacaaaaacacctGGTCCAGGTGCCCAGTCTGCCCTCCGTGCTCTTGCTCGTTCTGGAATGAGAATTGGTCGTATAG AGGATGTGACTCCAATTCCAACTGACAGCACCCGTAGAAAGGGTGGAAGGAGAGGAAGGAGGCTGTAA
- the LOC103422345 gene encoding large ribosomal subunit protein eL20z-like has translation MSDDSKTRGLSGDQQGQSQSQSQQQYYGTFQGVANYYPPPPQPPPEPVVGFPQPVPPPRSSGRPPLPPLPPLPPHHHHHHHHHHQHGYQTVTGYAVVEGRPVRERRLPCCGIGIGWLLFIAGFFLGGIPWYVGTFILLCVQVDYREKPGYVACTIAAILAVIAITLGVTNGAENLMRFN, from the exons ATGAGCGACGACTCCAAGACCAGAGGCCTTTCCGGCGACCAGCAGGGGCAGAGCCAGAGCCAGAGCCAGCAGCAGTACTACGGCACCTTCCAAGGCGTCGCCAACTACTACCCTCCGCCTCCGCAGCCACCGCCTGAGCCGGTTGTCGGGTTTCCTCAGCCGGTCCCACCTCCCCGTTCTTCCGGCCGTCCTCCCTTGCCTCCCTTGCCTCCCTTGCCTCCccatcatcaccaccaccaccaccaccatcaccaacaTGGATACCAAACGGTTACGG GTTATGCTGTTGTGGAAGGAAGACCTGTAAGGGAACGACGCCTTCCTTGCTGTGGCATCGGCATAGGCTGGTTATT GTTTATAGCAGGTTTCTTTCTTGGAGGCATCCCCTGGTATGTTGGAACTTTCATCTTACTTTGTGTGCAGGTGGACTACAGAGAAAAACCTGGATATGTAGCATGCACAATAGCT GCGATTCTTGCTGTGATTGCTATTACTCTGGGCGTAACGAATGGAGCTGAAAACCTGATGAGGTTTAATTAA
- the LOC103446196 gene encoding large ribosomal subunit protein eL20y: MGVFKFHQYQVVGRKLPTETDEQPKIYRMKLWATNEVRAKSKFWYFLRKLKKVKKSNGQVLAINEIFEKNPTTIKNYGIWLRYQSRTGYHNMYKEYRDTTLNGAVEQMYIEMASRHRVRFPCIQIIKTATIPAKLCKRESTKQFHNSKIKFPLVFRKVRPPSRKLKTTYKASRPNLFM; the protein is encoded by the exons ATGGGTGTTTTCAAG TTCCACCAGTACCAGGTCGTCGGGAGGAAGCTCCCTACCGAGACCGATGAGCAGCCGAAGATATACAGAATGAAGCTGTGGGCCACCAACGAGGTTCGCGCCAAGTCCAAGTTCTG GTATTTTCTGAGGAAGctgaagaaggtgaagaagagCAATGGCCAAGTTCTTGCCATCAATGAG ATCTTTGAGAAGAACCCAACAACCATCAAGAACTATGGTATCTGGTTGAGGTATCAAAGCAGGACGGGTTACCACAACATGTACAAAGAGTACCGTGACACCACTCTAAATGGTGCCGTGGAGCAGATGTACATTGAGATGGCATCTCGCCACAGGGTCAGGTTTCCTTGTATCCAGATCATCAAGACTGCCACCATCCCCGCTAAGCTTTGCAAGAGGGAAAGCACCAAGCAATTCCACAACTCCAAGATCAAGTTCCCGTTGGTGTTCAGGAAGGTTAGACCACCATCCAGGAAGTTGAAGACTACATACAAGGCATCGAGGCCCaacttgtttatgtaa
- the LOC103446197 gene encoding cytochrome b561 domain-containing protein At4g18260 translates to MQTSLKLASFTISTYYLLLLLLPLVSCSLHADVNQHSSHENIKENIHKMSPRMTFNVTVHGLLSWFSMGFLMPLGILVIRMSAREERGATRAKVLFYLHIVLQVLSVLLATAGAAMSLRNFENSFNNNHQRLGLALYAAIWIQTLIGFFRPRRGKKERSVWYLAHWMLGTVISLVGIINIYTGLEAYHKRTQRSSGLWTVLFTAEVSFIAAYYLFQDKRDYIQKQGVLLGTTRQQQQEDEEIAQRQHQNQKEMLPAQQPSGKVNALKNLFD, encoded by the exons atgcaGACTTCCCTCAAGCTAGCATCTTTCACTATTTCTACatattatcttcttcttcttcttctaccaTTAGTTAGTTGCTCATTGCATGCAGATGTCAACCAACACAGCAGTCACGAgaacataaaagaaaatattCACAAG ATGAGTCCCCGGATGACGTTTAACGTTACAGTTCATGGGCTCCTCTCATGGTTTTCAATGGGGTTTTTGATGCCCCTTGGAATACTTGTAATTAGAATGTCTGCTAGAGAGGAACGTGGGGCAACAAGAGCCAAAGTTCTCTTCTATCTCCATATTGTTTTGCAG GTGCTGTCGGTGCTTCTTGCCACCGCTGGTGCTGCGATGTCCCTAAGAAACTTTGAGAACTCCTTCAACAACAACCACCAAAGATTAGGTCTAGCACTGTATGCTGCCATATGGATACAAACCCTAATAGGATTTTTCAGGCCTCGCAG gggaaagaaagaaagaagtgtATGGTACTTGGCACATTGGATGCTTGGGACAGTGATATCCTTGGTAGGGATAATCAACATCTACACTGGATTAGAAGCCTACCATAAGAGAACACAGAGAAGCTCAGGACTTTGGACTGTTCTTTTCACAGCTGAGGTTTCCTTCATTGCTGCGTATTATCTCTTCCAAGACAAAAGAGATTATATACAAAAACAAGGAGTGCTTTTAGGCACAACCAGGCAGCAACagcaagaagatgaagaaattgcTCAAAGGCAGCACCAAAATCAAAAGGAGATGTTGCCAGCTCAGCAGCCTAGTGGCAAAGTCAATGCACTCAAGAACTTGTTTGACTAA